Genomic window (Streptomyces sp. NBC_00078):
GCCGACGCGGCAAGGCGCCTGGAGGCGTTCACCGCGGACCTCGAGGAGGGGCGATTCCCCGAAGAGGACCGCTGAACACGTCCGGGGCAGCCGAGTTCGTTGCGGCGCACGGGTGATTAGCCCGTTTCGTGTTTGATTTGCGGTATATATCTGCCTAACGTGCGAAAAAGCTTGAACACTTTCGTTCTGGCAATGTCTCCGAAGGGGAAGACGTGAACAAGGCGCAGCTCGTAGAAGCGATTGCCGACAAGGTCGGTGGCCGTCAGCAGGCCGCCGAGGCTGTCGACGCGGTCCTGGACGCCATCGTCCGCGCGACCGTCGCGGGGGACCGGGTTTCGGTCACCGGCTTCGGTTCGTTCGAGAAGGTCGACCGTCCGGCCCGCTACGCCCGCAACCCCCAGACGGGCGAGCGGGTTCGGGTCAAGAAGACCTCCGTTCCGCGCTTCCGCGCGGGCCAGGGCTTCAAGGACCTGGTGAGCGGCTCGAAGAAGCTCCCGCGCGGCGGCGAGGTCGCCGTCAAGAAGGCGCCCAAGGGCAGCCTGACCGGCGGGGCTTCCGCGACCGTCAAGAAGGCCGCGGCGAAGAAGACGACCGCCAAGAAGGCGACCGGCGCCGTGAAGAAGACGACGGCCAGGAAGACGACGGCCAAGAAGACCACGGCCACCGCCAAGAAGGCGACCGCGAAGAAGACGACGGCCAAGAAGACCACGGGCGCCGCCAAGACCTCCGCGGCGAAGAAGACCACCGCCAAGAAGGCGACGGCCAAGAAGGCCCCCGCGAAGAAGGCGACGGCCAAGAAGGCCCCCGCCAAGAAGTCCGCGGCTCGCACGACCACCGCCAAGAAGGCCACGGCCCGCAAGAGGTAAGGGCACAGGGGCACTCACGCGCCGGGCCGGACTCCGCATCGGAGTCCGGCCCGCGGCGTTGCCGCGGGCGGTCTGGAACGGCCCTCAGAAGGTCTGCAGCGTCACGAGCGTGATCCGGGGGCTGTCCTTGGCGCCCTCGACCTCGATACGCACCCGCTGCCCGGGCCGCAGCATCCTCAGGCCGCCCGCGTCGAACGCGTCGGCCTCGAAGGGGACGGGGGTGCCGTCGTCGAGCAGCACACTGCCGCTGCGCGTCCCGGCGTCGTACGTGTATGCGGTCGCGTGCATGGCCGCAGCCTACTGCCCGGGGATCAGCAACTGGGCGGCCGCAGCCGTACGGGGGCCCACTCCGAGAGCCAGCGCGGCGCGCAGGTCGTCGCCGGTGTCCACGTCCTGGCGTACGGAATCCACCGCGTCGAGGGCCAGTTCCATGGCGCCGGACGCACGGTGGCGGGCCCGGGAATCGGGGCCGAATGCCGGGAGCAATTCCTGGGCCGGTGTTGCGGCCAGCAAGGTCGTGCCGATTACGGCCGCGTCGGCGAGGAAAGCGCGGGGGAATTCCGCGGCCGCGTCCAGGACCCGGAGCAATTCCCGGGGGCGTAGCGCCGGAAGGTCGGCGTTCAGAGCCGCGACGGGACTTTCGGGGCGTGCGGTGCGTACCGCGGCGACGCCGTGCGCCAGTGCCGCGTTGAGGCCGCCGCGGGGTTCGCCGGAGACGATCCGGGCGCCCAGCGCGCCCAGCTCACGGCCTGCCAGGGAGTCGTTGGTGACGACCGCCACATCCCTGACAGCAGGGCAGGCCAGGGCCGCCGCCACGGTGTCCTGGGCGAACGCGAGGGCGAGGCCCGGGCGCAGCCCGTCGGCGGCGGTGTCCGAGAGCCTGCTCTTGGCCCGCGTCAGGGCTTTCAGGGGTATGACCAAGGTCCACTGCACCGCTGTAACCGTCCCTCTCTTCTCGCGGCCATTGTCACTCAGCCGTCACCTGGGCCATATGGCGGTCGCGGCGCCGGGGCGTACGGTGTTCTCGACAGACCGGCGGCCTGGGGCGACACTTGTGCGGCCCCCCAAGGCCCTAGAGGAAGGTGTCCGCGTGCCCCGCCGCAGAATCGGCTTCTGGTACCGCTTCGCAGCGGTCCTCTGCAAACCGCCACTGGTGGTTCTGATCAAGCGGGACTGGCGCGGAATGGAGAACATCCCGGCCGACGGCGGATTTATCACCGCGGTGAACCACAATTCCCACGTGGACCCCTTCGCATACGCGCACTATCAGTACAACACCGGGCGGGTTCCGCGATTCCTGGCGAAGAGCGGCCTTTTCAGGAAGGGATTCGTCGGCGCCGCGATGCGCGGTACCGGACAGATCCCCGTCTACCGCGAGACCACCGACGCACTCAGTGCCTTCCGGGCCGCGATCGCCGCCGTGGAGCGCGGTGAATGCGTCGCGTTCTATCCCGAGGGCACCATCACCCGGGATCCCGGACAGTGGCCCATGGTCGGCAAGACGGGTGCCGCGCGCGTCGCCCTGACCACCAAGTGCCCGGTGATTCCGGTCGCCCAGTGGGGCGCCAACGAACTGCTGCCGCCCTACGCGAAGAAGCCCAACCTTCGCCCGCGCAAGACCCATCACGTGCTCGCGGGCCCGCCCGTCGACCTCTCGCGCTTCTACGACCAGGAGATGACCCCGGAACTCCTGAAGGAGGCGACCGCGGTCATCATGGCCGCCGTCACCCGCCAGCTGGAGGACATCCGCGGCGAGGAGGCGCCCGAGAGGCCCTACGACCCGCGCCGTGAGCGGATCGAGCAGCGGCGCAGGACGCAGGCGCAGACGCAGGTCCAGGAGAAGGCCGAGCAGGAAGAGGGGCAGGGTACGTGAGCAAGCCCGTCAAGGCGGCCGTCTTCGGCACCGGTTCGTGGGGCACCGCGTTCGCCATGGTGCTCGCCGACGCGGGGTGCGAGGTCACCCTGTGGGGGCGCCGCGCCGAACTCGCGGATGCGGTCAACTCCACGCGTACGAACCCCGACTACCTTCCCGGCGTCGAACTCCCGGACGGCGTACGGGCGACGACGGACGCCGCCGAGGCCGCGCGCGGCGCCGACTTCGCCGTCCTCGCGATCCCCTCGCAGACCCTGCGCGGCAACCTCGCCGAATGGGCGCCGCTGCTCGCGCCCGACTCGGTCCTCGTCTCCCTCATGAAGGGCATCGAGCTCGGTTCCGCCATGCGGATGAGCGAGGTGATCGAGGACGTCGCCAAGATCGGCGCGGACCGGATCGCGGTCGTCACCGGGCCCAACCTCGCGCGTGAGATCGCCGCCCGGATGCCGGCCGCCGCCGTGGTCGCCTGCACCGACGAGGCGGTCGCCCAGCGGCTCCAGGCCGCCTGCCACACGCCGTACTTCCGGCCGTACACCAACACGGACGTGGTCGGCTGCGAGCTGGGCGGTGCCGTGAAGAACGTCATCGGGCTCGCCGTGGGCATCGCGGACGGCATGGGCCTCGGCGACAACGCCAAGGGCTCGCTCATCACGCGCGGCCTGGCCGAGACCACCCGGCTCGGTGTCGCGCTGGGCGCCGACCCGCTGACCTTCTCCGGACTCGCGGGCCTGGGCGACCTGGTGGCGACCTGCTCCTCGCCGCTGTCGCGCAACCACACCTTCGGCACCAACCTCGGCAAGGGCATGACTCTGCAGGAGACCATCGCGGTCACCAGGCAGACCGCCGAGGGCGTCAAGTCCTGTGAGTCGGTGGCGGATCTGGCCCGCCGGCACGGCGTCGACATGCCGATCACCGAGACGGTCGTCGACATCGTGCACGAGGGCAAGCCTCCCGTGGTCGCTCTCAAGGAGCTGATGTCGCGCAGCGCGAAGCCCGAACGACGCTGAGCGACGCCACGGGTGGCACGCTGTCTCAGGCCCTTACCAACGGGTACTCTCAACGCGATATGAGCACCGAGAACCTCCCCCAGAGCCCTGAGCAGCCGCCTCGCAAACCGCGTGTGGCCGTCGTGTTCGGCGGACGCAGTTCCGAACACGGGATCTCCGTGGTCACCGCCGGCGCCGTTCTGCGGGCCGTCGACCGGACCAAGTACGACGTCCTGCCGATCGGCATCACCCGGGACGGCCGTTGGGCCCTCACCGCCGACGAACCGGAACGCATGGCGATCACCGAGCGCCGTACGCCCGACGTCGAGGAGCTCGCCGAGTCGAGCGAGGGCGGCGTGGTGCTCCCCGTCGACCCCGGCAACCGCGAAGTCGTCTACAGCGAGCCCGGATCGGTGCCCAAGGCGCTCGGTGAGGTCGACGTCGTCTTCCCCGTCCTGCACGGCCCGTACGGCGAGGACGGCACCCTGCAGGGCCTGCTGGAGCTCTCCGGCGTCCCGTACGTCGGTTCCGGCGTGCTCGCCTCGGCCGTCGGCCAGGACAAGGACTACATGAAGCGGGTGTTCACCTCCTTCGGGCTCAAGGTCGGCCCGTACGTGGTGATCCGGCCGCGCGAGTGGGAGCAGACCGCCCCGAACGGGGACAGGGGTGCGGCCGCCCGCAAGAAGATCGTGGACTTCGCCGGCGAGCACGGCTGGCCGCTCTTCGTGAAGCCCGCGCGCGCGGGCTCGTCGATCGGTATCACCAAGGTCGACGACCTCTCCGGCCTCGACGAGGCGATCGCCGAGGCCCGGCGGCACGACCCGAAGATCCTGGTGGAGGCCGCACTGCGCGGCCGTGAGATCGAGTGCGGGGTGCTGGAGTTCGAGGACGGCCCGCGGGCGAGCGTGCCCTCGGAGATCCCGCCGCCGGACGCGCACGCGTACTACGACTTCGAGGCCAAGTACATCGACTCGACCCCGGGGATCGTGCCGGCGCCGCTGACGCCGGAGGAGACCGCCGAGGTGCAGCGGCTGGCGGTGGACGCCTTCGAGGCCGCGTCCTGCGAGGGCCTGGTGCGCGCGGACTTCTTCCTCACCGAGGACGGCGAGTTCGTGATCAACGAGATCAACACGATGCCCGGCATGACGCCGATCTCGATGTACCCGCAGATGTGGCAGGCGAGCGGGATCGGCTATCCGGAACTGGTGGAACGGCTCATCCAGGCGGCGTTGCGCAGGTCCACGGGACTTCGCTGACGCAGCAGCGGTTCCAGCACCTGCCGGGACACCACTAGTCGGCGATCCCCTCGGGGATCGCCTTCTTTGTCGAGGGCGCCAGGTCGACCAGCGGTGCCATGCCGTCTCCCGTACGGTCCTTGGGGATGGTGACCTCCACGTACGCCGTGCGCAGTGTCGTGGTGAAGCGGAACGAACCGTCGTCCTGCTTCTGCAGCAGCCAGCCGACCCCGTCGACCTCGACCCCGTCGGATTCGGGGTCGTTCATCTCCGCGGGCCGCTCGACACCGCAGCGCAGTATGATCGCCGGGTCGCCCCAGCCCGCGGTCAGCGCGGAGGCCGGTTCGGGATCCCTGCGATCCTGGCCGTCGACCTTGGACGGCAGCATCGTGTCCAGGTTCTGGCACAGCTTGGTGACCTTCGCGCCCGGGCCGGGAACCGAGGCCCGGGCGCTGTCGTCTGCTGAGGAGCAGCCCGTGGCCGTGATCAGCGTCGCGACCAGAGCGGGCAGCCCGAAAACAGTTCGCTGCCGGTGACGGTAGGAGTTCACCGGCCAAGGGTAGACGGGGGCTACAGATGGACGACCGGGCAGGTCAGGGTGCGGGTGATGCCGTCCACCTGCTGGACTTTGGCGACCACCAGGCGGCCGAGGTCGTCCACGGTGTCGGCCTGGGCCCGCACGATCACGTCATAAGGTCCTGTCACGTCCTCGGCCTGGATGACTCCAGGAATCTTGCTGATCGTCTCGGCGACGGTCGACGCTTTGCCGACCTCCGTCTGGATCAGGATGTACGCCTGTACCACGGAACCTCCAGGGCGGCCACGAGGATCATGTGGGGAAAAGGAACGCCACGGTATCGCGTCGTCACCGGCCGCGGGGAGACCTGCGCGGGCCCGGGACGCCGCGGCCGGGTGCGGGAACGACAGAAGCCGACGGTCACCTCGACCGTAGCGAGGACACTGATGACGCGCGACCGGGCACGGCAAGGGACAGAAGGGGAGCAAGGGAAATGAAGGGCACTGTTGGTGAGCTCGGGGAGTTCGGGCTCATCAGGGAGCTCACCTCCCGTCTCACCACCACCCCGGCGGTCCGGGTGGGCCCCGGCGACGACGCCGCTGTGGTCGCCGCGCCCGACCGCAGGGTCGTGGCCAGCACCGACATCCTGCTGGAGGGCCGGCACTTCCGCCGCGACTGGTCCACCGCCTACGACGTCGGGCGCAAGGCGGCCGCACAGAACCTCGCGGACATCGCCGCCATGGGCGCCGTGCCGACCGCGCTGCTGCTCGGCCTGGTCGTACCCGCCGAACTCCCGGTGACCTGGGCGAGCGAGCTGATGGACGGGCTGCGCGACGAGTGCCAGGTGGCCGGCGCGTCGGTGGTCGGCGGGGATGTCGTACGAGGCGACACGATCATGGTGTCGATCACCGCGCTCGGCGATCTGCGCAACCAGGAGCCGATCACCCGGGGCGGCGCCCAGCCCGGCGACCTGGTCGCCGTCACCGGCTGGCTGGGCTGGTCCGCCGCCGGTTACGCGGTGCTCTCCCGGGGCTTCCGCTCACCGCGCGCGTTCGTGGAGGCGCACCGGCGCCCCGAGCCGCCGTATCACGCGGGCCCGGCCGCCGCCGGACTCGGCGCGACCGCGATGTGCGATGTCAGCGACGGTCTGATCGCCGATCTCGGGCACATCGCCGAGGCCAGCAAGGTCCGTATCGACATCCGTTCCGGTGCGATCGACATCCCGTCCCAGATGAACGACATCGGGCAGGCCGTCGGCGTCGACCCCATGCAGTGGGTGCTCACCGGGGGAGAGGACCACGCGATCGTGGCCACCTTCCCGCCGGACGTGAAGCTGCCGGCCCGCTGGAAGGTGATCGGCGAGGTGCTCAACCCCTCGGCGCTGCCCCAGGTGACGGTCGACGGGGCCCCGTGGACCAGCAAGGGCGGCTGGGACCACTTCGGGGACATCGAGTCATGACCGCCCCTCCCAGGGTCCTCACGGTGGCCGGCTCCGACTGCGGCGGCGGGGCCGGAATCCAGGCCGACCTGAAGACGATGCTCGCGCTCGGCGTGCACGGCATGAGCGTCGTCACGGCGGTCACGGCCCAGAACTCGCTCGGCGTGCAGGGGACTTGGGAGCTGCCGGTGGAGGCCGTGCGGGCCCAGTACCGGAGCGTCGTGGACGACATCGGCGTACAGGCCGTGAAGACCGGAATGCTCGCTTCGGCCGAACTCGTCGAGGCCGTGGCCGAGTTGATCGGCGGCACCGGCGCTCCGGCGGTCGTCGACCCGGTGGGCGTCTCGAAGCACGGCGACTCACTGCTGGCCGCCTCGGCGCTGGAGTCCGTACGGCACAGGCTCCTGCCCCTCGCGACCGTCGCGACGCCGAACCTCGACGAGGTGGCCCAACTCGCCGGTGTGCGGGTCGAGTCGGAGTCTGACCTGCGCGAGGCGGCGGCCGCCGTCCTGTCGTACGGGCCGACGTGGGTGCTCATCAAGGGCGGTCATCTCCCGGGTGAGGCCGTGGACCTGCTCACCGACGGCTCCGAGGAGCACTGGCTGCGCGCCCCTCGCCACGACAACCGGCACACGCACGGCACGGGCTGCACCCTCGCGTCCGCGATCGCGTCGCAGCTCGCGAAGGGACAGTCCGTGCCGCAGGCGGTGGCGGTGGCCAAGGAGTACGTCACCGGGGCGATCTCGGCCGGATTCGCACTCGGCGGCGGGATCGGGCCCGTGGACCACGGGTGGGCCCTCAGGCCCCGGACAGGGCCGGGTACTCCCTCAGCTTGATGTCGGTCGCCGCCTTCTCGGTCAGCTTCTTGAAGAAGCGGGCCAGGGGGCGGGAGCCGAGGACCCGGTACATGCGATCCCGGTTGCGGATGCGCCGCTCGGTCGCCGGGGCGAAGAACGGGCCCGCGTTGCCGGAGATCTTCTGGCAGCCCTTGGCGAAGTCCCGGATCCGGGTCTCGTACTCGGCGGATGCCGAAGCGCATTCGCACGATCCTTGCAGCACACCCGCGGGCGGGCACAGCAAAAAGCCGATCCACCGAGGTGGACCGGCTTCTTACAGCGAACCGGCAGTGGCCGCGCGCTCAGCTGAGCGTCAGCGCGAGACCTTGCCGGCCTTGATGCACGAGGTGCAAGCGTTCAGGCGCTTCGGCGTCCCGCCCACCACGGTACGCACACGCTGGATGTTCGGGTTCCAGCGACGGGACGTACGGCGGTGCGAAAACGAGATGTTGTTGCCGAAGCCCGGCCCCTTGCCGCAGACGTCGCAGTTGGCAGCCACGGGTCACTCCAAAGACTTCAGATGCACTTACGGTTGGATCCCGGCATGCCGGGATCAAGATCGCAGGATCAGAGATCTGAGTGGCGGTGCCAGGGGTATGGCCCGATCAGGATCGGGCAACCGGAGCAGCATACAACGACTGCGCCGGTGCCACGAAACTACCATGGCTGATCAGGGCTCCTCCCGGCCCTCTTCCGGCTGGCACCGGCCCTGGGTCTACGCTGCGTCCAGTCCAGCAGCTCAAGGAGGCGCAGGTGGCGCAGGTGCCGCAGACATTCTTCGATGCTCTCGCGGTGCGTACCTGGTGCGGCCTCGCGCTGGAGAAGCTCGGCCGCGCGCGCGAGGAGATCGACGCGATCAACGTCTACCCCGTGGCCGACGGCGACACGGGCACCAACCTGTATCTGACAGTGGAGTCCGCGGTGGCGGCCGTGGAGGCCGTTTTCGCAGCTCACGCGGTCGGTGCCGGTGCTCTGCCGACCGGTGCAGGGGGCCCGGGGGAGCCCGGGAAGCCGACACTCGCCGACGCGGTGCGCGCGATGGCGCACGGTGCGCTGATAGGCGCCCAGGGGAACTCCGGGACGATCCTGGCGCAGCTGCTGCGCGGCATGGCCCAGGTGTTCGCCGCCGATGGTGGGACACCTCACACCGACAGCTCGGGCCTCCGGCTCGCGCTGCGGCACGCGGCGGACTCCGCCCGCCAGGCCGTCGCCCACCCCGTCGAGGGCACGGTCCTGTCGGTCGCCTCGGCCGCCGCCGACGCGGCCGGGAGAGCCGGGGGCGACTGCGGGACGGTCGCACGGGCGGCCTACGAGGGAGCGTGCACGGCGCTGGCCGAGACTACGGGACAGCTGGCCGTGCTGGGGCGCGCCGGGGTGGTCGATGCCGGCGGGCGCGGGCTGGTGGCGGTGCTCGCGGCGCTGGTGGAGACGTTCACGGGGGAGGCGCCGGGGGCGGTTGTTTCCGGCGGGCACGCGCGCGTGGGGACGGTGGTGGCGGGCGGCGGCCCGGAGACTGGACCGGCCGTGGACGAAGGAGCGTCTCCGGCCGACGCCGGAGACTGCGCCGACGCCCCGCAGGAGGACGGTCCCGCCTTCGAGGTGATCTACCTGCTGGAGGCCGAGGACGCGGCCATGACGAGGCTGCGGACCCGGCTCGACGCCCTCGGGGACTCTCTGGTCGTGGTCGGCGGCGACGGGCTGTGGAACGTCCACGTGCACGTGGACGACGCGGGCGCCGCCGTGGAGGCGGGCGTCGAGGCCGGACGGCCGTACCGGATCCGGATCACCCACTTCGGGCTCGGCGACGTACACACGCGCGGGGGCGCACGTCCGCCCAGGGAGCCGGTCCAGCGGGCGGTCGTGGCCGTGGTGCCGGGCGAGGGGCTGGCCGGGCTGTACACCGAGGCCGGTGCGACCACCGTGCTCGCGCGCCCCGGGGAGCCGCCCGTGAGCGGCGAGCTGGTCGACGCCGTACGGCGGGCACACGCGCGCGAGGTCGTGCTGCTGCCCAACGACGCCGACCTGCGCCACACCGCGGCCGCGGCGGCCGAACAGGCACGCACCGAGGGGATCCGCGTGGCCCTGATCCCGACCCGCTCCGCGGTCCAGGGGATCGCGGCGCTCGCCGTGCACGAGCCCGGGCGCCGTTTCGACGAGGACGTCGTGTCGATGACGTCGGCGGCGGGCGCGACCCGTTACGCCGAGGTCGCCGTCGCCGAGCGGCAGTCCTGGACCATGGCGGGCATCTGCCAGGCCGGTGACGTGCTCGGTCTCATCGAGGGCGACGTGGCCGTGATCGGCTCGGACGTCACCGGCACCGCCGAGACCGTCCTGGACCGCATGCTCCAGGCCGGCGGTGAGCTGGTCACCCTCGTCCTCGGCGACGAGGCCCCGGAGTCCGTCGCCGACCAGCTGGAGGCACGCGTGCGGGAGTCCTATCTCGCCGTCGACACGGTGGTGTACCGGGGCGGACGACAGGGGGCGCTCCTGCTGATCGGCGTCGAGTAGCGCGTCGGCAGGCTTTCTGCTTCCGGGCCTGCGAGGCCTGCTGCGCAAGCCCGGTCTCCTGCTCCTGGGTTTCCAGAGTCTGCTGCGCGTCAGCCGGATTCCTGTTCCCGGGCCTTCAGGGGGTGCGTGCTGGGGGTGGGCCGGGCTCCTGCTTCCGGATCTTCAGGGTCTGCGCCGCGTCAGTTGGCCCCTTGCTTCCGGGGCTACAGCAGTTGCTCCGTCTCAGCCGGCCCCTTGGTTCGGGGTCTTCAGCGGCTGCGCCGCGTCAGTTGGCCCCTGCTCCCGGCCTGCAGCAGCTGCTCCGCGTCAGCCGGCCTCCTGCTCCCGGATCTCCAGCAGCTGCTCCGCCTCCGCCCGTCGTTCCTGCGCCGTCTCGTCCTCGTCGTCGGGGCCGTCGTATGCCGCGAGGACCGCACGCGCGTGTGCCACCGCGCGGGCGGGGCGGCCGAGGTCGGCCTCCAGCCAGCCTGCGGCTAGCTCGGCGCCGGTACGGCTGTCCAGGGCGTCGTCCCCCAGGGCGGCGAACACCGCGATCGCCTCGGTGACCTGGGACAGGGCGTCTTCGAGGGCGGCCCGGATCGAGTCGTCGTCGGCGTCCTCCGAGGCGGAACGGGAGAGCAGGTCACCGAACTGGCGGTGGGTGTGCCCGAGTTCCGCGACGAGCCGCCCCCGCGCCTCCTCGTCGGTCCCGGCGGCGCCCAGCGCGGCCTCGCACTCCCGGACCGCGCCCGCCATCAACTCCCGTGCCGCACCAGTCCCGTCCTGCGTGCCCGCACGCAGCTCCAGCCACGCGCGGGCGCGCAGTGAGCGGACCAGGCCGTGGACGTTGCCGAGCGAGCGCCACAGGTCGCCCGCGCGCGCGTAGGCCCGGTCCGCCTCGGCGGGCAGACCCGCCGCCCCGAGCGACTCGCCGGCGAGATGGGCGAGCGTCGCGTGGTCGTGCTGCTCGGGCCAGTGGCGGGCGATCTCGGCTGCCTGCAGCCGCCGTTCGGCCGCCTCACGGTGCTCGCCCAGTTCGCTCAGACAGTCGCCGAGCCACCACAGCGTCTGGACCACCGCTCCGTCGCCGTGCGTCTCGGCCCTCAGGTCGGGCAGCGCCGACTCCAGCATCTCCGCGGCCTCGGCCCACCGTTCCCGGCGCAGCAGGAACCCGCCGAGCTGCTGCCGGGCCCAGGCACCGTAGGTCTGGCCCTCGCCCGCCTCGTCGGCCCAGTGCGCCGCCTCCAGGGCGTGCTCCGAGGCCTCCACGAACAGCCCCCGGCCGCCGAGCACCTCGGCGAGCTGAAGGTGCAGCTGAGCCCTCCCGACCGCCTCCAGATGGGCTCCGCCGTGGTCCAGGGCCGCCCGCAAAGCCCGCTCCGCGCCCGAGATGTCGCCCAGGTGATGGGCCAGCCCCGCCAGTTGCGCCTCGTACTCCACCGCGAACCACGGCAGTCCGGCCTCCACGAAGCCGGCCGTCGCCCGCCCGAAGAGGTCCACGGCCCCCTCCAGGTCCCCACGGCGCATCGCCAGCTCCGCGAGCATGGACTGCCCCTCGGCGCCCCGCGCGGCGATCCGCACGTCGTCACCGGCGTACCCGCCGACCAGGGTGAGAAGCTCGCGCACGGACGTCTCGGCGTCGGCGAGAGCCGTTTCGCCAACCGTCCCATCCGCCGGTTCGCCGGCGTCCTGGACCCGCCGCATCAGGATCCGCGCCCGCCCCATCAGCACGGACGCCGTCTGCCGTACGCCGGTCGCGTCCTCGGCATAGAGCGCCAGCACCCGGTCGTACGGCTCGGCGACCGCCGCGAGCGCCTCGTCCACCCGGCCCGTCAGAGCGCGTACGTACGCCGCACGCGTGTGTGCCGCCAGTGCCTCGCCAAGGTCGCCCGCCTCCTCGTACAGCCCGGCGGCCCGTTCGAACAGTTCGGCACCCTCCGGGCCCCGGTCCATCGCCTCGTGGTCGACGATCTCCGCGCGGTCGCGGGCGCCCAGCTCGACGCCCTCGGCGGCGCGCGCGACCGCCGCCCAGGCCTCCATGGCGTTCGGCTGCAGGGTGTCCGACATCCGGCGTGCCTCGGTCAGCAGGTCCGGCAGGTCCGGCAGGTCCGGCGCGTTCGCTGTCACGGCGGCCGGCACCGGCACCGTGGGCGCGGAGAGCGGGCGGACCGTCGTACGCACCCCGAGCGGCAGCCGGTCCACCAGGGGGCGCTGCGCCATACGCGCGCGTGCCCGGTCGCTGACGTACGAGGTGCCGTTTCGCTCGTCGAAACGGGCGGCCAGGGCGAGGGCCTCCGCACGCGTGTGTGCGGCGAGTTCGCGTGCCGTCCACGTCCGGCCGGCCGGTCCGGGCACCTGCCGGTCGCCGGGGCCTGTCTCGCCGAGGCGCTCCATGAGCAGTGTCACCACGCTGAGGAAGTCCAGCCTGCTGCGCGGCTGCCCGGT
Coding sequences:
- a CDS encoding DAK2 domain-containing protein; the protein is MAQVPQTFFDALAVRTWCGLALEKLGRAREEIDAINVYPVADGDTGTNLYLTVESAVAAVEAVFAAHAVGAGALPTGAGGPGEPGKPTLADAVRAMAHGALIGAQGNSGTILAQLLRGMAQVFAADGGTPHTDSSGLRLALRHAADSARQAVAHPVEGTVLSVASAAADAAGRAGGDCGTVARAAYEGACTALAETTGQLAVLGRAGVVDAGGRGLVAVLAALVETFTGEAPGAVVSGGHARVGTVVAGGGPETGPAVDEGASPADAGDCADAPQEDGPAFEVIYLLEAEDAAMTRLRTRLDALGDSLVVVGGDGLWNVHVHVDDAGAAVEAGVEAGRPYRIRITHFGLGDVHTRGGARPPREPVQRAVVAVVPGEGLAGLYTEAGATTVLARPGEPPVSGELVDAVRRAHAREVVLLPNDADLRHTAAAAAEQARTEGIRVALIPTRSAVQGIAALAVHEPGRRFDEDVVSMTSAAGATRYAEVAVAERQSWTMAGICQAGDVLGLIEGDVAVIGSDVTGTAETVLDRMLQAGGELVTLVLGDEAPESVADQLEARVRESYLAVDTVVYRGGRQGALLLIGVE
- a CDS encoding tetratricopeptide repeat protein, whose amino-acid sequence is MGEITDFDSLRRAMTENAGRPEGPARNARAEQLLVEAERLGLPLAVIEALGHQLKVYNYSSEKDKMFVPFARLLRMWDERPEDFDAYEVHSLHWVFKWMSSGMLDQPHVPLASIEKWLGEMEHRYRLAGHSERAVRSAEFSVAAHLGDLARAERAYAAWLAADRDDMADCHACELHGQGWWQVERGRDAEALRLWAPVLEGEFTCAHEPHTVLASSLTPLLRLGRTDEARAHHLRGFRLVRGMESMRGAYADHVEFCALTGNEARGLELLAERPAYFTDTGQPRSRLDFLSVVTLLMERLGETGPGDRQVPGPAGRTWTARELAAHTRAEALALAARFDERNGTSYVSDRARARMAQRPLVDRLPLGVRTTVRPLSAPTVPVPAAVTANAPDLPDLPDLLTEARRMSDTLQPNAMEAWAAVARAAEGVELGARDRAEIVDHEAMDRGPEGAELFERAAGLYEEAGDLGEALAAHTRAAYVRALTGRVDEALAAVAEPYDRVLALYAEDATGVRQTASVLMGRARILMRRVQDAGEPADGTVGETALADAETSVRELLTLVGGYAGDDVRIAARGAEGQSMLAELAMRRGDLEGAVDLFGRATAGFVEAGLPWFAVEYEAQLAGLAHHLGDISGAERALRAALDHGGAHLEAVGRAQLHLQLAEVLGGRGLFVEASEHALEAAHWADEAGEGQTYGAWARQQLGGFLLRRERWAEAAEMLESALPDLRAETHGDGAVVQTLWWLGDCLSELGEHREAAERRLQAAEIARHWPEQHDHATLAHLAGESLGAAGLPAEADRAYARAGDLWRSLGNVHGLVRSLRARAWLELRAGTQDGTGAARELMAGAVRECEAALGAAGTDEEARGRLVAELGHTHRQFGDLLSRSASEDADDDSIRAALEDALSQVTEAIAVFAALGDDALDSRTGAELAAGWLEADLGRPARAVAHARAVLAAYDGPDDEDETAQERRAEAEQLLEIREQEAG